From the genome of Medicago truncatula cultivar Jemalong A17 chromosome 2, MtrunA17r5.0-ANR, whole genome shotgun sequence:
TTTCCCTTCAGGTATGCTTGATGAAACTCCATCAGAACATTGGTGCTCTAGATGTGTGGCATTCTCACAATCTGGCAAGCACGTGTTACCTAAACTAGGCATCTCACAACCATCTTGAGAACCATGGCCAAACTTTGCACACCTATTATCTTCATCTGTCATGCTTGTAGCAACATCAGAATTCTGCTCTCTGGAATGGGAATGTTTAGAGATAATGATTTCCTGACTGACATATTGATTTTCAGTTGCATTATGGTCCTCACTTCCAGAGACTGGTTGATCATTTGAAACCAAGATGTCCATTTCATTAGCCCTGTCATATTTGACCAGAGAATTTTGTAGTAGAACTGTTTTACTAACTGAAGGAGAATTGGTTTCAGTAACCATATCCCCAGCCTCTATCATGGATTCAACCACATTATCACACATCTGCAAGTAATCAATCCCAGTCCCAGGTTCCTTTGAAGCAACCATGTTTCGTAATTCATTCTTTGCCCAAGACTTCACTTCTTCCACCCAAGTGGCCTCCCAGTCTTGAATCTTTAGTATAAGAGCTGATTGTTTGTCCTCGAGTTCCTTGAGACTTGCTTCATGCTGACATTTCAGTTCTTCAATCCTTTTTTGATGGTCAATATTCAAAATATTGACTGTTTCAGTTCTCGCCATCTCATTAGGAGAGCAGGATCGAGTCACTACTAACTGTATTTTCTCTCCAGTTCAGCcttttcatcttcattcatcACTCTCAGCCTATGTTTCTCTTCTTGGTGCATAAGGCGTATCTTACTCAGAattttttctcactttttctgaatttttctaATGCTTTTGGACAAATCTATGTTGAATAATTCAACCTCCCGTGCCacttctaaacatgaaattCCGTTCAATGATTTAGAAGCTTTTGGAGAAGAAGTATCATTATAAGTGCCTGTACGatatacaaatattttctttaaacaCCGCAGCAAGGAATACCTGTGGTCCACATCTGTTTGGTTACAGTCAAAATTCAAATACTGTTTTGCAAGAGTAAGAGAAGCCTTGTGCTCAACTTTGTGCCTTAGCAAAGAAGCAGCAGTCCAAATCTGAAATTTGCACAATACAAGGAGGGGAATATCAGTCATGCTTAGAAATGCTAAATGCAATTATTGAATATGTGCACCTGCATGAGGTAGGAAACAAATTCATGTAATACTTCACAAGCCTATTTTACATGCACAGACAAGAATCTCAGcagaaacaaaaatttcaaggCATGCATGCAGTTGAGTAGTCAGATCAAGTACAAACAAAAAATGGCTTTGATGGGTGGCTCTGAACAGAAAAATGTCAAATGtgtgaaaaataaacaaattaatt
Proteins encoded in this window:
- the LOC25487826 gene encoding uncharacterized protein isoform X1, with product MARTETVNILNIDHQKRIEELKCQHEASLKELEDKQSALILKIQDWEATWVEEVKSWAKNELRNMVASKEPGTGIDYLQMCDNVVESMIEAGDMVTETNSPSVSKTVLLQNSLVKYDRANEMDILVSNDQPVSGSEDHNATENQYVSQEIIISKHSHSREQNSDVATSMTDEDNRCAKFGHGSQDGCEMPSLGNTCLPDCENATHLEHQCSDGVSSSIPEGKILVEVQETNNEGDSMCVSEIHVQVEMPVTDSVTDCLLQNATHLNPPSSIDQISDRGSIDAPVLDGVLSLKPCQADCSTSCHDKNFPFKSTFGTTNT